The following proteins come from a genomic window of Rissa tridactyla isolate bRisTri1 chromosome 25, bRisTri1.patW.cur.20221130, whole genome shotgun sequence:
- the LOC128901511 gene encoding beta-1,3-galactosyltransferase 2-like, which translates to MKPSLPLLLPPLLLSLALLGLRVQRSEEPLTTPALPRRVAGQHPTGAAFQWLEDDGNATATPATTRHPLQPPYPHPYRFLLNEPHKCRERTPFLVLLVVTEPADTAGREAIRQTWGNESSVPGVTILRLFLLGVHPVFGRELGAVLEEESRLHGDLLQQDFLDTYNNLTLKTLMGMEWVSKHCPNATYVMKADRDVFLNLGYLVRRFLVPPKKNFMTGYIYRNTGPIRRKAYKWYVPWEVYPNNTYPPYCGGPGYVFSGDLATKIYRVAQTLPVINMEDSFVGICLHALGIGITHSPWGVFNMYRIQYEKCRFSRLVMVHHYQPQDLLTIWPDFQQTKCPS; encoded by the coding sequence ATGAAGCCGagcctgcccctgctgctgccgcccctcctgctctccctggcgctgctggggctgcgggtGCAACGCTCGGAGGAGCCCCTCACcaccccggccctgccccgccgcgtCGCCGGGCAGCACCCAACGGGCGCCGCTTTCCAGTGGCTGGAAGACGACGGCAACGCCACGGCCACGCCGGCGACCACCCGGCACCCGCTGCAGCCCCCTTACCCCCACCCTTACCGCTTCCTCCTCAACGAGCCCCACAAGTGCCGGGAGCGGACGCCTTTCCTGGTGCTGTTGGTGGTGACGGAACCGGCGGACACGGCCGGCAGAGAGGCCATCCGGCAAACGTGGGGCAACGAGAGCTCGGTGCCGGGGGTCACCATCCTGCGGCTCTTCCTCCTGGGGGTGCACCCGGTGTTCGGGCGCGAGCTGGGGGcggtgctggaggaggagagtcggctccacggagacctcctgcagcaggatTTCCTGGACACCTACAACAACCTGACGCTGAAGACGCTGATGGGGATGGAGTGGGTGAGCAAGCACTGCCCCAACGCCACCTACGTGATGAAGGCCGACCGCGACGTCTTCCTCAACCTGGGCTACCTGGTGCGGCGCTTCTTGGTGCCCCCCAAGAAGAACTTCATGACGGGTTACATCTACCGCAACACGGGGCCCATCCGCCGCAAGGCCTACAAGTGGTACGTCCCCTGGGAGGTCTACCCCAACAACACCTACCCCCCCTACTGCGGCGGCCCCGGCTACGTCTTCTCCGGGGATTTGGCTACCAAAATCTACCGGGTGGCTCAAACGTTGCCCGTCATCAACATGGAGGATTCCTTCGTGGGCATCTGCCTGCACGCGTTGGGCATCGGCAtcacccacagcccgtggggcgtCTTCAACATGTACAGGATCCAGTACGAGAAGTGCCGCTTCTCCCGGCTAGTGATGGTCCACCACTACCAGCCCCAGGACCTGCTCACGATCTGGCCCGATTTCCAGCAGACCAAATGCCCGAGCTAG